GTTTGGAACTAAACATGTTTGGCCAGTTTTCTAGCCCATCACTGAATGAAGGAAGTTATGACTACAAGTTCATAAAAGAACCTGCAGACTCTCTCAAGTGTCTCATCTGTCTGCTAGTAGTTAGGGAGCCACAACAACATGGCGGCTGTGGGAAGCTATTCTGTAAAGTGTGTATTGACAAGCACACAGTCCTAAAAAATACCTGTTCACATTGCAGGCAGCCATTAAATAACTCAAATGGCTTTCCAACCATCTTCAATGATTTCAGAAGTAAGTGGTATATAGATCAAAGCTTTCCCAGTGTAAATTATGAATAGTGTGTTaaaacaataaattatatacatatacctgtacctgcatgcatgcatacatcacCCCTATAACCGtatacaaacacatgcaggtgATCAAGAGGTCAAGTCTCTAATGGTGTACTGCAGCACTGCTTGCGGTTGGAAAGGAGAGCTGGGATCACTCGATAATCACAAGCAGAAAGACTGTGAGAACACAGTAGTCTTTTGCGAAAACAATTGTGGTGAAATAAATATGATTCGAAAGAATCTCAAGGCCCATCTCGAGTCCAAGTGTCCTAATCGACTACACAAATGCCCTCACTGTGGTGCAAACAACCAGTACAAAAACCACCAACTTCATACCAAATTACATTGCCCCAAACGATTGCATTGTTGTGTTCATTGTGGTGAAAACGGCTGCTTTGATGAGCGTACTTCTACACATTTGGAGGTTTGTCCCAAGATGAAAATTGCGTGTAAAAAGTGCACACAACGTATCCTGCGCTGCCAGCTGCCAACTCATCCAAAACAATGTACGTTTGAACCAGTGCCCTGTAAATATGCTGAAGTTGGGTGCAACGTTCGGCCTCTACGCAGAGACCTCAAGAAGCACGAAGAAAATTACCAACTTCACCTTCGAGTTACCACAGAAACAGTACTCGAGCTAAAGAAAATGCTTTCCAAACCAGTTGTCCCAGTTACAGTTGCCCCAGTTACATACAAAGTTGCAGATTTTGCTAAGCGCAAAACAGACAATGATGTAATCTACAGTCCTTCGTTCTACACTTCCACAAATGGGTACAAAATGTGCTTAAGAATAAATGCCAACGGTATTGGCACTGGCGAAGGCACACATGTCTCTGTGTTTACTTGCCTCATGGCAGGAGAATATGATGACTACCTGACCTGGCCGTTCACTGGGAGGGTAACAATCGAGCTACTCAACCAACGGGAGGACAAGAACCATCACAAGAAGACAACCACATTCCCAGCACACGATGTGGCCAGTCAGAGAGTGGTGGATGGTGAGAGAGGGTTAGGAGGTGGACGGACTAAGTTCATCTCCCACGCTGACCTCGCTCACAAGCCTCTTACAAACACTCAGTACCTCAAAGACGACACTCTAATATTTCGTGTATCTGCAGAAGCCCCTAACTACAAACCATGGCTGGAGTGTATCGAGTGTGTGACATTATTACATAGGACAGCTAAAGTTTCAACTATAGTGTGATAACGTGATATTTCCTATGTTGACCTACGTGTACAATATATATTGTGTCAAAACCAGTACTTTCATACATTATGGGCTACAAACAATGACATGCTATTGTTCAACTAACAAAGACTGCACAACTGAAGTggtatagacatgcatgcatgcatgcacacgcaAGCGGTCAAATATTATGTACCAGTATTACAAGATAACAATaaatatttccca
This region of Halichondria panicea chromosome 12, odHalPani1.1, whole genome shotgun sequence genomic DNA includes:
- the LOC135345835 gene encoding TNF receptor-associated factor 4-like, with protein sequence MVYCSTACGWKGELGSLDNHKQKDCENTVVFCENNCGEINMIRKNLKAHLESKCPNRLHKCPHCGANNQYKNHQLHTKLHCPKRLHCCVHCGENGCFDERTSTHLEVCPKMKIACKKCTQRILRCQLPTHPKQCTFEPVPCKYAEVGCNVRPLRRDLKKHEENYQLHLRVTTETVLELKKMLSKPVVPVTVAPVTYKVADFAKRKTDNDVIYSPSFYTSTNGYKMCLRINANGIGTGEGTHVSVFTCLMAGEYDDYLTWPFTGRVTIELLNQREDKNHHKKTTTFPAHDVASQRVVDGERGLGGGRTKFISHADLAHKPLTNTQYLKDDTLIFRVSAEAPNYKPWLECIECVTLLHRTAKVSTIV